The following coding sequences are from one Halomonas sp. HAL1 window:
- a CDS encoding FadR/GntR family transcriptional regulator — MTSSLSKPAARPSIAEYLAEEIFGGRYHPGDLVPREMDLCERFAINRSAVRSDLRQLVEAGIIERISGHGSKVREYSEWHILDAQVTDWLTRYAAPNPEIQREILAFRLDVEPYVAMTAAKRAKARDLVAIEEAFEGLGQNLRNATCEEERRLHSECDVAFHEAIFKATHNIVWAQLSHILRPSIFMLVSMSNENAVDPDESLERHRQLMESIRLRRPREAFLAAQAVLAGTAAALGLEHSASSLGRSVELPHNTH; from the coding sequence GTGACGTCATCTCTCAGCAAGCCAGCCGCTCGCCCCAGTATCGCCGAATACCTCGCCGAGGAGATCTTTGGCGGACGCTATCATCCCGGCGACCTTGTGCCGCGTGAAATGGATCTATGTGAACGCTTTGCGATCAATCGCTCGGCGGTGCGCAGCGACCTGCGCCAACTGGTGGAGGCGGGCATTATCGAGCGTATCTCTGGGCATGGTTCCAAAGTGCGCGAGTATTCAGAGTGGCATATTCTCGACGCTCAGGTGACCGACTGGCTGACCCGCTACGCCGCCCCCAATCCGGAAATACAGCGCGAAATCCTCGCCTTTCGTTTGGATGTAGAACCCTATGTGGCGATGACCGCCGCCAAACGCGCTAAAGCGCGTGATCTGGTGGCCATCGAAGAAGCCTTTGAAGGGCTGGGGCAGAACCTGCGCAATGCCACCTGCGAAGAGGAGCGGCGGCTGCATAGCGAGTGTGATGTTGCCTTCCATGAGGCGATCTTCAAAGCGACCCACAATATTGTCTGGGCGCAGCTATCGCATATCCTGCGGCCCTCTATCTTTATGCTGGTGTCCATGTCCAACGAGAATGCCGTTGACCCCGATGAAAGCCTGGAGCGTCATCGTCAGCTGATGGAGAGCATTCGCCTGCGCCGCCCCCGCGAAGCATTTTTAGCGGCTCAAGCTGTATTGGCGGGCACCGCCGCTGCGTTGGGCTTAGAGCACAGCGCCAGCTCACTGGGCCGCAGTGTCGAGTTGCCTCATAACACGCATTGA
- a CDS encoding TRAP transporter large permease, with protein MSRISLMRWQTPLVSPLLAALAVLGCVILPLMGYHLAFLFFALFTMLVLGVPIAISLAGACLMFVLITGQVPNIVVAHRMINGIDSFPLLAIPFFIFAGSLMNNGGITERIFNFAKALMGWMRGGLGHVNVGASIVFSGMSGAAVADAGGLGMIEVKAMKDAGYDEEFAVGITAASSTIGPIIPPSLPMVIYGVMASASVGQLFAAGLIPGLLMGAMLMLMIFIISRRRGYQRDAVFSMRVLGHTFKRAFLSLMTPIIIVGGIITGAFTPTEAAVAAVFYALLLGVVVYRTLTWRKLLKVSMETIETTAVILFIVSSASIFAWILTSNQVTQNVIALMGPFADSKFAVLMMANIVLIIVGCFMETIAAITILVPVLLPMAVAVGVDPVHFGVIMVLNLMIGLLTPPVGMVLYVLSRVSNVSFERCMRGTMPFLIPLVICLLLVTFIPAISMWLPTLIYR; from the coding sequence ATGTCCCGAATTTCCTTGATGCGCTGGCAGACGCCACTGGTGTCCCCGCTGCTGGCGGCGTTGGCAGTGTTGGGCTGCGTGATCTTACCGCTGATGGGCTACCATCTTGCTTTTTTGTTTTTCGCGCTATTCACCATGCTGGTGCTGGGCGTGCCGATTGCCATCAGCCTAGCGGGCGCCTGCTTGATGTTTGTGCTGATTACCGGACAAGTCCCCAATATCGTGGTGGCCCATCGCATGATCAACGGCATCGACAGCTTCCCGCTGTTGGCGATTCCGTTCTTTATATTTGCCGGTAGTTTGATGAACAACGGCGGCATTACCGAGCGGATCTTCAATTTCGCCAAGGCCCTAATGGGCTGGATGCGCGGTGGCCTGGGTCACGTCAACGTTGGTGCCAGCATTGTGTTTTCCGGAATGTCGGGGGCTGCTGTGGCGGATGCCGGCGGCCTAGGCATGATTGAAGTCAAGGCGATGAAAGACGCTGGCTACGATGAGGAGTTCGCGGTAGGTATTACCGCTGCTTCCTCTACCATCGGCCCGATTATTCCACCTAGCCTACCCATGGTGATTTACGGCGTGATGGCCTCGGCCTCGGTGGGCCAGCTGTTCGCAGCGGGGCTGATTCCAGGACTGCTGATGGGCGCCATGCTGATGCTGATGATCTTTATTATCTCGCGTCGGCGCGGCTATCAGCGCGACGCGGTGTTCTCGATGCGCGTGCTTGGCCATACCTTCAAACGGGCTTTCTTATCGCTGATGACGCCGATCATTATTGTTGGCGGGATCATCACCGGGGCTTTTACACCCACTGAGGCCGCGGTAGCGGCGGTGTTCTATGCGCTGCTTCTGGGCGTGGTGGTTTACCGCACGTTGACTTGGCGCAAGCTGCTGAAAGTCAGTATGGAAACCATCGAGACCACGGCGGTCATCCTGTTTATTGTCTCCTCAGCATCGATTTTTGCCTGGATCCTCACCAGCAATCAGGTCACCCAGAACGTGATTGCCCTAATGGGCCCCTTTGCTGACAGCAAGTTCGCCGTGCTGATGATGGCCAATATCGTGTTGATTATCGTTGGCTGTTTTATGGAAACCATCGCCGCAATCACTATTCTGGTGCCGGTGCTGCTGCCCATGGCCGTTGCCGTGGGCGTCGACCCGGTTCACTTTGGGGTGATCATGGTGCTCAATTTAATGATAGGGCTGCTAACCCCGCCGGTCGGCATGGTGCTTTATGTGCTTTCCAGGGTCTCTAACGTCAGCTTCGAGCGCTGCATGCGCGGCACCATGCCGTTCCTGATTCCCTTGGTCATCTGCCTGCTATTGGTGACCTTTATTCCGGCGATCTCCATGTGGCTACCCACACTTATTTATCGCTAG
- the nanR gene encoding transcriptional regulator NanR, whose product MSRYRIERKTLSEQVAEQLEAEILEGRLSENDQLPSERELMEQFGVGRPAVREALFHLQQLGLIAINSGTRARVIRPTADAVMARLSGVTRQLLSKPDGQQYFQEARAMFEISLARYAARHASEEDLARLHAALADNRDAIGDEARFKRSDNDFHGVLASIGRNPIFDAIHVALSEWLDDRRALVLQQKDEDKAATAAHTEIIAAIESRDPDAAEAAMRRHLDRHYGTYMQLKKRLSDAS is encoded by the coding sequence ATGAGCAGATACCGGATCGAGCGTAAAACGCTGTCCGAACAGGTCGCCGAACAGCTTGAGGCCGAGATTCTCGAGGGGCGGCTGAGTGAAAACGATCAACTGCCTTCAGAGAGGGAGCTGATGGAGCAGTTTGGTGTCGGCCGACCCGCTGTGCGCGAAGCGCTATTCCACCTGCAACAGCTTGGGCTTATCGCGATTAACAGTGGCACACGCGCCAGGGTGATTCGTCCCACCGCCGATGCAGTGATGGCCAGGCTTTCTGGCGTCACCAGACAGCTGCTTTCCAAGCCAGATGGCCAGCAGTATTTCCAGGAAGCGCGGGCCATGTTCGAGATCTCGTTGGCTCGCTATGCGGCTCGCCATGCCAGCGAAGAGGACCTTGCTAGGCTTCATGCTGCGTTGGCGGATAATCGCGATGCGATTGGTGACGAGGCTCGCTTCAAGCGCTCCGACAATGACTTCCATGGCGTGTTGGCCAGCATTGGCCGTAACCCCATCTTCGATGCCATTCACGTGGCGCTTTCCGAATGGCTTGATGATCGCCGTGCGCTGGTGTTGCAGCAAAAAGATGAAGATAAAGCCGCGACCGCTGCCCACACCGAAATCATTGCTGCCATTGAGTCCCGCGACCCGGATGCGGCCGAGGCGGCCATGCGACGCCACCTTGACCGTCACTACGGCACTTATATGCAACTAAAAAAGCGCCTCTCGGACGCTTCTTAA
- a CDS encoding Gfo/Idh/MocA family protein, whose protein sequence is MSDFTLGLVGVGKIVRDQHLPAIAATPNCHLVATADPHASLPDLPAYQGLEAMLDVHPDITAVAICTPTHLRYSQARAALMRGKHVLLEKPPGATLSEVEDLIACAKQQGVSLFAAWHSRFAPGVAHAQQWLADRQVQRVEIEWKEDVRVWHPGQAWIWQPGGMGVFDPGINALSIATEILPQPFFLQQARLLVPSNAQTPIAAELSFTDPEGAAIAAAFDFRQSGPPTWDMHVESSDGSRLSLTQGGCCLMIDGELVVEAEEREYQGLYARFAELVANRRSEVDVAPLRQVADAFLYGHRETTDAFIE, encoded by the coding sequence ATGTCTGACTTCACCCTTGGCCTGGTGGGCGTGGGCAAGATTGTTCGCGACCAACACCTACCGGCAATCGCCGCTACTCCAAACTGCCACCTTGTTGCCACGGCAGACCCCCACGCCTCACTGCCGGATTTACCCGCTTATCAAGGCCTGGAGGCGATGCTTGACGTACATCCTGACATCACCGCCGTCGCCATTTGTACGCCAACGCATTTGCGCTATTCACAGGCGCGAGCAGCGTTGATGCGTGGTAAACACGTGCTGCTGGAAAAACCGCCAGGGGCGACGTTAAGCGAAGTAGAGGACTTAATTGCCTGCGCTAAGCAACAAGGCGTCAGCCTGTTCGCGGCTTGGCACTCGCGCTTTGCGCCCGGCGTAGCGCACGCACAGCAGTGGTTAGCCGACCGTCAGGTGCAGCGGGTTGAGATCGAGTGGAAGGAGGATGTGCGGGTGTGGCATCCGGGTCAGGCATGGATCTGGCAGCCTGGTGGCATGGGCGTGTTTGATCCCGGTATTAACGCGCTGTCGATTGCGACCGAAATCCTACCTCAACCGTTTTTTCTGCAACAAGCGCGGCTGCTAGTGCCGAGCAATGCGCAAACGCCGATTGCGGCGGAGCTCTCCTTTACAGACCCTGAAGGCGCAGCCATTGCGGCAGCCTTTGACTTTCGTCAGAGCGGTCCGCCCACCTGGGATATGCATGTCGAGAGTAGTGATGGCAGTCGCTTGAGTCTTACCCAAGGCGGCTGCTGCTTGATGATTGACGGCGAACTCGTGGTGGAAGCCGAAGAGCGCGAGTATCAAGGCCTCTATGCACGTTTTGCTGAGCTAGTCGCAAACAGGCGCAGCGAGGTGGATGTTGCCCCGCTGCGCCAAGTCGCCGATGCGTTTCTATACGGTCATCGAGAAACCACCGACGCCTTCATTGAGTAA
- a CDS encoding TRAP transporter substrate-binding protein — protein sequence MHHLWKRTLLVTGATLLSSGMVYAQTPDLSDPPEIEGDTVGDHGSVTLRMGLGLAESSPQYLSSQYFADILDERSEGRITVNIFPNSQLGDDVQMMEMLQTGTLDMTYPSSSPATGYVEELAVFDLPFLLPTREAAVKAMRSDAAQEMLDAFDGTGLKALAFSENGFRQLSNSAREVTSPEDVAGLDVRGLSIRTMENPVHLAIWEALGANPTPMAFGELFSAMEQGVVDGQENPWSTILTSNFHEVQDYGSETRHVYTPFIKMISQRTWDELDPEYQELVQEAALQAADYEIQLSSEYDDWARDQLEERGMQITRLNDEQIAAFQEAVQPVYEEWAPRIGEDLVAEFQEIAESTMTE from the coding sequence ATGCATCATCTTTGGAAGCGCACTCTGTTAGTGACCGGCGCTACGCTGCTCAGCTCAGGCATGGTTTACGCGCAAACACCCGATCTATCCGACCCGCCGGAGATTGAGGGCGACACCGTAGGTGACCACGGTAGCGTCACGTTACGCATGGGGCTTGGGTTGGCCGAAAGCTCGCCACAATACCTCTCTAGCCAATATTTTGCGGATATTCTTGACGAGCGCAGTGAAGGGCGCATTACCGTTAATATTTTCCCTAATAGCCAGCTTGGCGATGACGTGCAGATGATGGAAATGCTGCAGACCGGTACGCTGGATATGACCTATCCTTCTTCTTCTCCCGCCACGGGCTATGTTGAAGAACTGGCGGTTTTCGACTTACCGTTCTTGCTGCCCACCCGTGAAGCGGCCGTTAAGGCCATGCGCAGCGATGCTGCCCAGGAGATGCTTGACGCGTTCGATGGCACCGGTTTGAAAGCACTAGCGTTCTCTGAAAATGGTTTCCGCCAGCTCTCCAATAGCGCCCGGGAAGTCACTTCACCAGAAGATGTGGCGGGTCTAGATGTTCGCGGCTTGTCGATTCGCACCATGGAAAACCCGGTGCACTTAGCCATTTGGGAAGCGTTGGGCGCCAACCCCACCCCCATGGCATTTGGTGAACTGTTCTCTGCCATGGAGCAGGGCGTAGTGGATGGTCAGGAAAACCCCTGGAGCACCATTCTGACGTCCAATTTCCATGAAGTGCAGGATTATGGCTCCGAAACCCGCCACGTCTATACGCCCTTCATCAAAATGATCTCTCAGCGTACTTGGGACGAACTCGACCCTGAATATCAGGAACTTGTTCAGGAAGCCGCGCTGCAGGCTGCCGATTACGAAATCCAACTTTCCAGCGAGTACGACGACTGGGCGCGGGATCAGCTTGAAGAGCGTGGTATGCAAATCACCCGTCTTAATGACGAGCAGATTGCCGCTTTCCAGGAAGCCGTGCAGCCTGTGTACGAAGAGTGGGCACCGCGCATTGGCGAAGATCTCGTAGCAGAATTCCAAGAGATTGCTGAGTCGACAATGACTGAGTAA
- a CDS encoding aldehyde dehydrogenase (NADP(+)): MNLEGKLLIGQQAISGQQADIQAVNPATGETLSPAYPGGSKAEVEQACALAEAAFDSYRETGLEARATFLETIAAEIEGIGDELVERAMAETGLPRPRIEGERGRTCGQLRLFASVVRAGEWLDVRIDPAMPDREPLPRADLRQRHIGLGPVAVFGASNFPLAFSVAGGDTASALAAGCPVVVKGHSAHPGTSELVGRAIQRAVAACKLPEGVFSLLFGSGKEIGQALVADPRIQAVGFTGSRSGGTALMATAQARPQPIPVYAEMSSINPVFLLPEALKARGKAIAEGFVGSLNMGAGQFCTNPGLVIAVEGPELDAFVAAAGEAIKGSAGQTMLTPGIHDAYQQGVGRLASHAKVTEVARGQAGETAHPCQAGLFVTQAEAFLSDPELQEEVFGSTSLVIACADAQEVARVAAQLEGQLTITLQMDDGDLATAKQLLPTLERKAGRILANGWPTGVEVCHAMVHGGPYPATSDSRTTSVGSAAIFRFLRPVCYQALPEGLLPEAIRDGNPAGVSRLVDGKRE; encoded by the coding sequence ATGAATTTGGAAGGCAAACTACTAATTGGTCAGCAGGCCATTAGCGGCCAACAGGCTGACATTCAAGCCGTTAACCCCGCCACCGGCGAAACGCTAAGCCCCGCCTACCCTGGCGGCAGCAAAGCCGAAGTCGAGCAGGCCTGCGCGTTAGCCGAGGCAGCATTTGATAGCTATCGCGAAACCGGCCTAGAAGCGCGGGCAACGTTTCTTGAGACGATTGCCGCTGAAATCGAAGGGATCGGTGATGAGTTGGTTGAGCGCGCCATGGCCGAAACCGGCCTGCCCCGCCCGCGCATAGAAGGCGAACGGGGTCGTACCTGTGGCCAGCTTCGTCTGTTCGCCTCAGTAGTACGCGCCGGGGAGTGGCTGGATGTGCGTATCGATCCGGCCATGCCCGATCGTGAGCCGCTACCGCGCGCCGATCTGCGTCAGCGCCATATCGGCCTGGGCCCGGTGGCGGTGTTTGGCGCCAGCAACTTCCCGCTCGCCTTCAGTGTGGCCGGTGGCGATACCGCCTCTGCGCTGGCGGCTGGCTGCCCGGTCGTGGTTAAAGGTCACTCTGCCCACCCCGGCACTTCCGAGCTGGTAGGCCGCGCCATTCAGCGCGCCGTGGCCGCGTGCAAACTGCCTGAGGGCGTCTTCTCACTGCTGTTTGGTTCTGGCAAAGAGATCGGTCAGGCACTGGTTGCTGACCCGCGCATTCAAGCCGTTGGCTTTACCGGTTCACGCAGCGGTGGCACGGCATTGATGGCCACGGCCCAAGCGCGGCCGCAGCCGATCCCGGTCTACGCTGAAATGAGCTCGATCAACCCAGTGTTTCTGCTGCCGGAAGCGCTCAAGGCGCGCGGTAAAGCGATTGCCGAAGGGTTTGTCGGCTCGCTCAACATGGGCGCTGGGCAGTTCTGCACCAACCCTGGGCTGGTCATTGCGGTGGAAGGCCCTGAGCTGGATGCCTTTGTTGCGGCGGCCGGTGAAGCTATTAAGGGTAGTGCAGGCCAAACCATGCTGACACCGGGCATTCATGACGCCTATCAGCAGGGCGTAGGTCGCCTCGCAAGCCATGCTAAAGTAACCGAAGTGGCGCGTGGCCAGGCAGGTGAGACAGCTCACCCCTGCCAAGCGGGCCTATTCGTTACCCAGGCGGAGGCGTTCCTGAGTGACCCCGAGTTACAAGAAGAAGTGTTCGGTTCCACATCGCTGGTCATCGCCTGTGCCGATGCTCAGGAAGTAGCCCGTGTGGCGGCTCAGTTGGAAGGCCAGCTCACCATTACGCTGCAGATGGATGACGGTGACTTGGCGACTGCCAAGCAACTGCTGCCGACGCTAGAGCGCAAAGCGGGACGCATTCTGGCCAACGGCTGGCCGACGGGCGTAGAAGTATGCCACGCCATGGTACACGGCGGCCCTTATCCGGCGACGTCGGATTCACGCACCACCTCGGTGGGCAGCGCGGCGATCTTCCGCTTCCTGCGCCCGGTGTGCTACCAGGCGCTGCCGGAAGGCCTACTGCCTGAGGCGATTCGTGATGGTAACCCGGCTGGCGTATCACGCTTGGTCGATGGTAAGCGTGAATAA
- a CDS encoding DMT family transporter: protein MSRWSTFSHRQQGLLLTGGGAIIMAPDALLIKVADLPDAEILMWRGFLSGLGFLLIALARYGRGTLAAYRRCGWTGIAVALLFSLTTCGFVLGNQYTKAGNVLMILASSPIIAAVLSWIILKERLPRRTWLAICLCMVGIAMIALDDAGAGSWVGNAFALMAATTLAINFTLCRTRPGVDMSPMLVFNGLIVGSTAGLFWLAGSEPSLPATNQLAVVILLCLIIVPCGVTLLQRGPLYLPSAEVGLLLLLEVVVGTLLAWWIIGEQPAPIAMVGGVLVLGTLSAKGLYERRLELRMRAGFEPASPITVDRSSTL, encoded by the coding sequence ATGAGTCGTTGGAGTACCTTTTCGCATCGTCAGCAGGGGCTGCTGTTGACCGGCGGCGGCGCGATAATCATGGCGCCGGATGCCTTGCTGATCAAGGTAGCTGACCTGCCCGATGCGGAAATACTGATGTGGCGCGGTTTTCTCTCCGGGCTGGGTTTTCTGCTGATTGCCTTGGCGCGCTATGGCCGAGGCACGCTGGCAGCCTACCGTCGCTGTGGCTGGACCGGCATCGCCGTGGCGCTGCTATTCAGCCTGACCACCTGTGGTTTCGTGCTGGGCAACCAGTACACCAAGGCAGGCAACGTGCTGATGATACTGGCCAGTTCGCCGATTATCGCCGCCGTTCTCTCCTGGATTATCCTCAAGGAGCGTTTGCCCAGGCGTACTTGGCTGGCGATTTGTCTCTGCATGGTCGGTATTGCGATGATCGCACTGGACGATGCGGGAGCCGGCTCGTGGGTGGGGAACGCTTTCGCCTTGATGGCAGCAACCACCCTGGCCATTAACTTCACTCTCTGCCGCACGCGGCCGGGGGTGGATATGAGCCCGATGCTAGTGTTTAACGGCCTGATTGTCGGCAGCACGGCGGGGCTGTTTTGGCTGGCGGGGAGTGAACCGAGCCTACCAGCCACCAACCAGCTCGCCGTCGTGATCCTGCTGTGCCTGATTATCGTGCCCTGCGGTGTGACACTGCTGCAGCGCGGGCCGCTCTATCTACCCTCTGCCGAAGTTGGCCTACTGCTATTGCTTGAAGTGGTGGTGGGAACGCTATTAGCTTGGTGGATTATAGGTGAACAACCCGCGCCGATCGCTATGGTCGGTGGCGTTCTGGTACTGGGCACACTGAGTGCGAAGGGCCTTTATGAACGGCGACTTGAACTAAGAATGCGCGCCGGATTTGAGCCTGCTTCACCGATAACAGTAGACCGGTCAAGTACGTTATGA
- a CDS encoding IlvD/Edd family dehydratase — protein MANFQRITPEQLRSRYWFDNPDHPGTTALCIERYLNYGITLEELTSGKPIIGICQSGSDLTPCNRHHIDLVKRVKDGIRAAGGVPFEFPMHPIHENVRRPTAALDRNLAYLGIVEVLHGYPLDGVVLTTGCDKTTPAALMAAATVNIPAIVLSGGPMLNGWRGAERVGSGTIIWELRKRLAAGDIDYAEFLSRASDSAPSIGHCNTMGTASTMNSMAEVLGMSLPGSAVIPAPYKERAMVAYDTGTRIVDMVWEDLRPLDILTREAFENAIVACSALGGSSNAPVHINAIARHAGIELDNDDWQRLGHEIPLLANVMPAGAFLCEEFHRAGGVPAILHELHTAGKLHSDALTVNGRSIGDNLQGRETQDIDVICRYNDPLVNHAGFLNLKGNLFDSALMKTSVISRDFRDRFLNDPSDPEAFEGKVVVFDGSEDYHARIDDPALNIDARTILVMRGAGPVGHPGGAEVVNMQPPEALIKQGIESLPCLGDGRQSGTSGSPSILNASPEAATGGGLALLESGDRLRVDLKRGEVQLLIEASELEARRERLAQQGGYRYPGHQTPWQEIQRSMVEPLDRGMTLEPATKYRDVARRHPPRDNH, from the coding sequence ATGGCCAATTTTCAACGCATAACGCCTGAGCAGCTGCGTTCACGCTACTGGTTCGATAACCCTGATCACCCCGGTACCACGGCGCTGTGCATTGAGCGCTATCTCAATTACGGCATCACGCTGGAGGAGTTGACCAGCGGTAAGCCGATTATTGGTATTTGCCAGTCGGGTTCGGATTTAACCCCGTGTAACCGCCACCATATTGATTTGGTGAAGCGGGTGAAAGACGGTATCCGCGCCGCAGGCGGCGTGCCGTTTGAATTTCCCATGCATCCTATTCATGAGAACGTGCGCCGACCCACGGCGGCGTTAGATCGTAATCTTGCCTATTTGGGCATCGTGGAAGTGCTCCACGGCTACCCGTTAGACGGCGTGGTATTAACCACCGGCTGCGATAAGACTACCCCCGCTGCGCTGATGGCAGCGGCAACGGTGAATATTCCCGCGATAGTGCTTTCGGGTGGGCCGATGCTAAACGGCTGGCGCGGCGCCGAGCGGGTGGGTTCGGGCACGATTATCTGGGAGCTACGTAAGCGCCTGGCAGCGGGCGATATCGACTACGCGGAGTTCCTTTCCCGCGCCAGCGATTCGGCACCTTCCATTGGCCACTGCAATACCATGGGCACCGCCTCCACCATGAACTCCATGGCGGAAGTGTTGGGCATGAGCTTGCCCGGTTCTGCAGTGATTCCCGCGCCCTATAAAGAGCGTGCGATGGTCGCCTACGACACCGGCACGCGGATTGTCGATATGGTCTGGGAAGACCTGCGCCCGCTGGATATCTTGACCCGCGAAGCGTTTGAAAACGCGATTGTGGCGTGTTCCGCGCTGGGCGGCTCTTCAAACGCGCCGGTGCACATCAATGCAATTGCCCGCCATGCGGGTATCGAGCTGGATAATGATGACTGGCAGCGTCTGGGCCATGAAATCCCGCTGCTGGCTAATGTGATGCCTGCCGGTGCTTTCCTATGCGAAGAGTTTCACCGCGCTGGCGGCGTTCCCGCGATTCTCCACGAGTTACACACGGCGGGTAAACTGCACAGTGATGCGCTGACGGTGAATGGCCGCTCGATAGGCGATAACCTACAGGGTCGCGAAACCCAGGATATCGACGTGATTTGCCGTTATAACGATCCACTGGTGAATCATGCAGGCTTCCTCAATCTCAAGGGCAATCTGTTCGACTCCGCATTGATGAAAACCAGCGTGATCTCCCGGGATTTCCGCGATCGCTTCCTGAATGATCCCAGCGACCCGGAAGCCTTTGAAGGTAAGGTCGTGGTCTTTGACGGCTCGGAGGATTACCACGCCCGCATTGATGACCCGGCGCTGAACATTGATGCTCGTACCATTCTGGTGATGCGCGGCGCAGGCCCGGTTGGCCACCCCGGCGGTGCCGAGGTCGTCAACATGCAGCCGCCAGAGGCGCTGATCAAACAGGGCATCGAATCGCTGCCGTGCCTGGGCGATGGCCGCCAGTCAGGCACCTCTGGCTCGCCGTCGATTCTTAATGCCTCCCCAGAAGCCGCTACCGGCGGCGGCCTGGCGCTGCTGGAAAGCGGTGATCGGCTGCGGGTCGATCTCAAACGTGGTGAGGTACAGCTTTTGATTGAAGCCAGTGAGCTGGAAGCACGTCGCGAGCGCTTAGCTCAACAGGGTGGCTACCGCTACCCCGGCCACCAGACTCCTTGGCAAGAGATCCAACGCAGTATGGTCGAGCCGCTGGATCGCGGGATGACCCTGGAACCCGCCACCAAGTATCGCGATGTCGCCCGTCGGCATCCGCCTAGAGACAATCACTAA
- a CDS encoding Ldh family oxidoreductase, translating to MSDTLPGTLQEFRVNREDLSRFMQAALAATGAGQASADAVTRALVTASRMGTDSHGLRLLPHYLQALKGGRINGAPNMVFNQRLAATGFLDADDGLGHLAGYTAMEHAMAMAETVGMGAVAVGNSSHFGAAGCYALAAAERGYLGMAFCNSDPFVLLHEGAKPFHGTNPIAFAAPVAGEAPYLLDMATSSVPWNRVQQFGAIGRELPDQVAADAAGQVSRVPSEVAALLPLGGSGFGFKGAGLGGIVEVLSSMLSGMQHGFKLLPMGGPDMSTPRGVGHFFLVMKPDAFVEAGTFAHGMAEYLADLRAQPAAPNAQVMAPGDREWRCQAQRDAEGIPLDSANQILYAEIAEQYQITPLSQLV from the coding sequence ATGAGTGATACGTTGCCAGGTACGTTGCAAGAGTTTCGCGTGAACCGTGAAGACCTTAGCCGTTTTATGCAAGCCGCGTTGGCGGCTACGGGAGCTGGTCAGGCATCAGCGGATGCAGTAACCCGAGCCCTTGTCACTGCTTCGCGGATGGGGACCGATAGCCACGGTTTACGGCTGTTGCCCCACTATTTGCAGGCCCTCAAAGGCGGGCGTATTAACGGCGCCCCCAACATGGTGTTTAACCAGCGCCTAGCGGCCACGGGCTTTTTAGATGCGGATGACGGGTTGGGCCACTTGGCGGGATACACCGCTATGGAGCACGCAATGGCGATGGCCGAGACGGTGGGGATGGGCGCCGTCGCGGTGGGCAACTCGTCGCACTTCGGGGCGGCGGGATGCTATGCGTTGGCAGCGGCCGAGCGCGGTTATCTCGGCATGGCGTTCTGCAATTCGGACCCTTTTGTGCTGCTGCATGAGGGCGCCAAGCCCTTTCACGGCACCAACCCCATCGCCTTTGCGGCGCCGGTGGCGGGTGAGGCGCCGTACCTGCTGGATATGGCCACCAGCTCGGTGCCCTGGAATCGCGTGCAGCAGTTCGGTGCGATTGGCCGCGAACTGCCGGATCAAGTCGCGGCGGATGCTGCCGGGCAGGTAAGCCGCGTTCCTAGCGAAGTGGCTGCACTGTTGCCGCTGGGCGGCAGCGGCTTCGGCTTCAAGGGCGCGGGATTGGGTGGCATCGTGGAGGTTCTGAGTTCGATGCTGTCGGGCATGCAGCATGGCTTCAAGCTGCTGCCCATGGGCGGGCCAGACATGTCGACGCCACGCGGGGTAGGGCATTTCTTCCTGGTCATGAAGCCAGATGCGTTCGTGGAGGCGGGCACCTTTGCGCACGGAATGGCCGAGTACCTAGCCGACCTGCGTGCCCAGCCTGCTGCACCCAATGCCCAGGTAATGGCGCCTGGGGATCGTGAATGGCGCTGCCAGGCCCAGCGCGACGCCGAAGGCATTCCGCTTGATTCTGCCAATCAAATACTCTATGCCGAGATCGCCGAGCAGTACCAAATAACGCCGCTCTCTCAGCTGGTTTGA